In Nocardioides faecalis, the following proteins share a genomic window:
- a CDS encoding O-antigen ligase family protein, which yields MSPTVVTGRADSPVDGSVDSPIDSPVDGSVDSPPKRPALGSDRPLPRQVAAAGVLVLVAALAVGIGTVVVLAPLVAVLALVAVLGVVTMLAHIERAALAYVAIEPFGDLVGVLHPAAVKVAGVLLFVAWLLRLVLDARPVNLRHPGIAAAAALGLVVLASTVLHAGRNDSGLEVAIRYASYLAVLAVLSDTLRATRAEGPHATEAAVRRMAAVFTLSCTAAGAVGLVGFLLQGGRAAGPLSDANDFAFFLMTAVPLALWLGCGGRARDRLFWLCAVVLVLAVLATFSRGALLGLAAMGALALVLGVVRARAVLVGAAVVLAAVVVTWVSAADVIERSLAEKQHVAAANVDSRFVSWQMAAAMTAHSPLLGQGPGGFADQGAAFTPAHVTDTRHLDVAHQMYLDVASELGLLGLGAFGAVIVSSARGAWRARRECVTAGGGTACLVAFCGVLVAACFLTEQYYLPVWLLAAFGIALDPLTPSRKGA from the coding sequence GTGAGCCCGACCGTGGTGACCGGCCGCGCCGACAGCCCTGTCGACGGCTCGGTCGACAGCCCGATCGACAGCCCGGTCGACGGCTCCGTCGACAGCCCGCCGAAGCGGCCGGCCCTCGGCAGCGATCGTCCGCTGCCCCGGCAGGTGGCTGCCGCCGGGGTGCTGGTCCTGGTCGCCGCACTGGCCGTGGGCATCGGCACCGTGGTCGTGCTGGCACCGCTCGTCGCCGTGCTCGCCCTGGTCGCCGTGCTCGGCGTCGTGACGATGCTGGCGCACATCGAGCGCGCGGCACTGGCCTACGTCGCCATCGAGCCGTTCGGCGACCTGGTCGGCGTGCTGCACCCGGCGGCGGTCAAGGTCGCCGGGGTGCTGCTCTTCGTGGCCTGGCTGCTGCGCCTGGTGCTCGACGCGCGGCCGGTGAACCTGCGGCACCCGGGGATCGCGGCGGCCGCGGCACTGGGCCTGGTGGTGCTCGCCTCCACCGTCCTGCACGCCGGCCGCAACGACTCGGGCCTGGAGGTGGCGATCCGCTACGCCTCCTACCTGGCGGTGCTGGCGGTCCTGTCCGACACGCTGCGCGCCACCCGCGCCGAGGGGCCGCACGCCACCGAGGCGGCCGTGCGCCGCATGGCGGCCGTGTTCACCCTGTCGTGCACCGCGGCCGGGGCGGTCGGGCTGGTCGGCTTCCTGCTGCAGGGCGGCCGGGCGGCCGGGCCGCTGTCGGACGCCAACGACTTCGCGTTCTTCTTGATGACGGCTGTGCCGCTGGCGCTCTGGCTGGGCTGCGGCGGCAGGGCGCGGGACCGGTTGTTCTGGCTGTGCGCGGTGGTGCTGGTGCTCGCCGTCCTGGCCACCTTCTCCCGTGGTGCCCTCCTCGGCCTGGCCGCCATGGGTGCCCTGGCGCTGGTGCTCGGCGTCGTGCGTGCCCGGGCGGTGCTCGTCGGCGCCGCGGTGGTGCTCGCCGCGGTCGTGGTGACCTGGGTCAGCGCCGCCGACGTCATCGAGCGCAGCCTGGCGGAGAAGCAGCACGTGGCGGCGGCGAACGTCGACTCCCGCTTCGTGAGCTGGCAGATGGCCGCCGCGATGACGGCGCACAGCCCGCTGCTCGGCCAGGGCCCGGGCGGCTTCGCCGACCAGGGCGCCGCCTTCACCCCGGCCCACGTCACCGACACCCGGCACCTGGACGTGGCGCACCAGATGTACCTCGACGTCGCCAGCGAGCTCGGGCTGCTCGGCCTCGGCGCCTTCGGCGCGGTGATCGTCTCGTCCGCTCGCGGAGCGTGGCGCGCCCGCAGGGAGTGCGTCACCGCGGGCGGTGGTACGGCGTGCCTCGTCGCGTTCTGCGGCGTGCTGGTCGCCGCCTGCTTCCTCACCGAGCAGTACTACCTGCCCGTGTGGCTCCTCGCTGCCTTCGGCATCGCCCTCGATCCCCTCACTCCCTCTCGGAAAGGCGCCTGA